Proteins encoded within one genomic window of Drosophila willistoni isolate 14030-0811.24 chromosome XL unlocalized genomic scaffold, UCI_dwil_1.1 Seg141, whole genome shotgun sequence:
- the LOC6641205 gene encoding beta-lactamase-like protein 2 homolog isoform X1 has product MALIPPVTRLTSSIIRILGCNPSPMTLQGTNTYLLGNGKKRILIDTGDENVPQYIEHLNGVLRQEQASIGTIILTHWHHDHVGGVKDIVGSKLVDKVLPLNPDCQVYKYKRTDDTNPCPEIPSHIKIHELADSQEFAVDGASVRVVHTPGHSTDHVVLTTNDGTLFSGDCILGEGTAVFEDLFHYMKSLHKILDLQPQRIYPGHGNVIDEPVGKIEYYIQHRNQREQQIFEFFTERPNERWQAMDVVRVVYKETPENLWPAAAYNVGHHLSKLQKEGKLVLLDQDEQYFAYQPGKTSSL; this is encoded by the exons ATGGCATTAATACCGCCGGTAACCCGACTCACATCTTCCATAATACGCATCCTGGGCTGCAATCCCAGCCCCATGACGCTGCAGGGTACAAACACTTATCTCCTGGGCAATGGTAAAAA ACGTATTCTAATTGACACGGGCGACGAGAATGTCCCTCAGTACATTGAGCATCTCAATGGAGTACTCCGGCAAGAGCAGGCCTCCATTGGCACCATTATACTGACCCACTGGCATCACGATCATGTGGGTGGCGTCAAGGACATTGTCGGCTCCAAGCTGGTGGATAAAG TGCTGCCCCTCAATCCAGATTGTCaggtatataaatataagaGGACCGATGACACTAATCCCTGCCCCGAAATCCCGTCGCATATTAAAATCCACGAACTAGCCGATAGCCAAGAGTTTGCCGTGGACGGGGCCAGTGTTCGTGTGGTACACACTCCGGGTCATTCCACCGATCATGTAGTCCTGACCACAAACGATGGCACCCTCTTCAGCGGTGACTGCATATTGG GTGAGGGCACAGCAGTCTTTGAGGATCTCTTCCATTACATGAAGAGCTTGCATAAAATACTCGATTTGCAGCCGCAGCGCATCTATCCCGGACACGGAAATGTGATTGATGAGCCAGTTGGCAAGATTGAATACTACATTCAGCATCGCAATCAGCGGGAACAGCAAATATTTGAGTTCTTCACGGAACGTCCCAATGAGCGGTGGCAGGCAATGGATGTTGTTCGAGTGGTATACAAAGAGACACCTGAGAATCTTTGGCCAGCTGCCGCTTACAATGTGGGCCACCATCTGAGTAAATTGCAAAAGGAGGGCAAACTCGTGCTGCTGGATCAGGACGAACAATACTTTGCCTATCAACCAGGCAAGACCAGTTCGCTTTAG
- the LOC6641205 gene encoding beta-lactamase-like protein 2 homolog isoform X2, which yields MALIPPVTRLTSSIIRILGCNPSPMTLQGTNTYLLGNGKKRILIDTGDENVPQYIEHLNGVLRQEQASIGTIILTHWHHDHVGGVKDIVGSKLVDKDCQVYKYKRTDDTNPCPEIPSHIKIHELADSQEFAVDGASVRVVHTPGHSTDHVVLTTNDGTLFSGDCILGEGTAVFEDLFHYMKSLHKILDLQPQRIYPGHGNVIDEPVGKIEYYIQHRNQREQQIFEFFTERPNERWQAMDVVRVVYKETPENLWPAAAYNVGHHLSKLQKEGKLVLLDQDEQYFAYQPGKTSSL from the exons ATGGCATTAATACCGCCGGTAACCCGACTCACATCTTCCATAATACGCATCCTGGGCTGCAATCCCAGCCCCATGACGCTGCAGGGTACAAACACTTATCTCCTGGGCAATGGTAAAAA ACGTATTCTAATTGACACGGGCGACGAGAATGTCCCTCAGTACATTGAGCATCTCAATGGAGTACTCCGGCAAGAGCAGGCCTCCATTGGCACCATTATACTGACCCACTGGCATCACGATCATGTGGGTGGCGTCAAGGACATTGTCGGCTCCAAGCTGGTGGATAAAG ATTGTCaggtatataaatataagaGGACCGATGACACTAATCCCTGCCCCGAAATCCCGTCGCATATTAAAATCCACGAACTAGCCGATAGCCAAGAGTTTGCCGTGGACGGGGCCAGTGTTCGTGTGGTACACACTCCGGGTCATTCCACCGATCATGTAGTCCTGACCACAAACGATGGCACCCTCTTCAGCGGTGACTGCATATTGG GTGAGGGCACAGCAGTCTTTGAGGATCTCTTCCATTACATGAAGAGCTTGCATAAAATACTCGATTTGCAGCCGCAGCGCATCTATCCCGGACACGGAAATGTGATTGATGAGCCAGTTGGCAAGATTGAATACTACATTCAGCATCGCAATCAGCGGGAACAGCAAATATTTGAGTTCTTCACGGAACGTCCCAATGAGCGGTGGCAGGCAATGGATGTTGTTCGAGTGGTATACAAAGAGACACCTGAGAATCTTTGGCCAGCTGCCGCTTACAATGTGGGCCACCATCTGAGTAAATTGCAAAAGGAGGGCAAACTCGTGCTGCTGGATCAGGACGAACAATACTTTGCCTATCAACCAGGCAAGACCAGTTCGCTTTAG
- the LOC6641206 gene encoding pre-rRNA 2'-O-ribose RNA methyltransferase FTSJ3, which yields MGKKSKVGKTRKDKFYQLAKETGFRSRAAFKLIQLNRKFGFLQQSQVCIDLCAAPGGWMQVAKQNMPVSSIVIGVDLFPIRPIAGCIGLVEDITTEKCRQSLTKELQSWKADVVLHDGAPNVGRNWLFDAYQQICLTLNALKLGTQFLRSGGWFVTKVFRSKDYNALLWVLKQLFKKVHATKPSASRKESAEIFVVCQGYLAPDRIDPRLLDSKYVFEELDLEGKKKSSLLHPEKQKRIKAEGYTEQDIALRNDLAATEFMQAENALAALQGIGSIRIDDERIARHKKTTTEILECCKDIKVLGRKDIKGLLLWWKAIKDEFFKTEAAEEETLVVEESTPKPLTQEEIEDMEDADLQQQIETLADEEQKDLKRKRKKTLKTKAKLHEKMNLNMVIKGDDGPVEEAEHEIFDLKGISSVNELDQMLDIEPDFDVEGEPEQHPKLPKFKKYDKDDKRMDDDANYENDDEPEPSQDEDSDSDYDRKGLGLSDDEGDGSSAKGKQKKKKRGEHPLIKSGDFRDKDTKRQQRVQLWYEKDNLQNIETDDDDEETYDLDNLAKEYKAKGVSVLGETNRSTLTPDTGTLALGKKAKRRARHETDAKESSSESSSSESEEELDGDNAVAGDMSKEPKAKKVRLTEEELALGSLLVRGKKTRRDLVDAAWNRYAFNDENLPAWFVQEEREHMTKPQPVPKELTEEYQRKVQELNVRPIKKVMEAKARKKRRVTKRLAKAKKMAEKIMENADATSQEKAKQLKKVYKKAQEKKKEITYVVAKKHTASRRARRPAGVKGRYRVVDPREKKDKRSLDAKKRREKGSKGKGKGSRSGGRGKR from the exons ATGGGTAAAAAGAGCAAAGTAGGAAAGACCCGTAAGGATAAGTTCTATCAGTTGGCGAAGGAGACAGGCTTCCGATCACGTGCCGCTTTCAAGTTGATACAGTTAAATCGGAAATTCGGATTCCTCCAACAGTCGCAGGTATGCATAGATTTGTGTGCGGCTCCCGGTGGTTGGATGCAGGTGGCAAAACAGAACATGCCTGTATCTAGCATAGTGATAGGTGTGGATCTGTTTCCCATTCGACCCATTGCCGGTTGCATTGGCCTCGTAGAGGACATTACCACAGAGAAATGTCGCCAGTCCTTAACCAAGGAACTGCAGTCGTGGAAGGCAGATGTGGTGTTGCATGACGGAGCACCTAATGTGGGTCGTAATTGGCTTTTTGATGCCTATCAGCAGATTTGCTTGACACTCAATGCCTTAAAGCTAGGCACACAGTTTCTCCGCAGTGGCGGTTGGTTTGTGACCAAAGTTTTCCGCTCCAAGGACTACAATGCTCTGCTGTGGGTTCTCAAGCAGCTATTTAAAAAGGTTCACGCCACAAAGCCTAGTGCTTCACGTAAAGAATCTGCGGAAATCTTTGTGGTTTGCCAGGGTTATTTGGCTCCTGATCGTATCGATCCTCGGCTGCTTGATTCCAAATATGTGTTCGAGGAGCTCGATTTGGAGGGCAAAAAGAAGAGCAGCCTATTGCATCCAGAGAAGCAAAAGCGCATAAAAGCAGAGGGCTACACTGAGCAGGACATAGCCCTACGGAATGATCTGGCCGCCACAGAGTTTATGCAGGCGGAGAACGCCTTAGCAGCTCTCCAAGGCATTGGATCCATACGCATTGACGATGAGCGCATAGCCCGTCACAAAAAGACCACAACGGAGATCCTAGAATGTTGCAAAGATATTAAGGTTTTGGGCCGCAAGGATATCAAAGGTCTGCTTCTCTGGTGGAAGGCTATCAAAGATGAATTCTTTAAAACGGAGGCAGCAGAAGAGGAGACTTTGGTGGTAGAAGAGTCAACACCAAAGCCCCTGACTCAGGAGGAGATTGAGGACATGGAGGATGCGGATCTCCAGCAGCAAATTGAAACTCTGGCCGATGAGGAACAAAAAGATTTAAAGCGCAAACGCAAGAAGACTCTAAAGACCAAAGCCAAGCTGCACGAAAAGATGAACCTCAACATGGTTATCAAGGGCGACGATGGTCCTGTGGAGGAGGCGGAGCATGAGATATTCGACTTAAAAGGAATTAGTTCGGTCAATGAGTTAGACCAAATGCTTGACATTGAGCCTGATTTCGATGTGGAAGGCGAGCCGGAGCAGCACCCAAAGCTTCCCAAATTCAAGAAATATGACAAAGATGACAAACGAATGGATGATGATGCCAACTATGAGAACGATGATGAGCCAGAGCCAAGTCAGGACGAGGATAGTGATAGTGACTACGATCGCAAGGGCTTGGGACTCAGTGACGACGAGGGAGATGGGTCCAGCGCCAAGGGCAagcagaaaaagaagaagcgcGGAGAGCATCCCCTTATCAAGTCGGGCGACTTTCGGGACAAGGACACAAAACGCCAGCAGCGGGTCCAGCTCTGGTATGAGAAGGACAATCTCCAGAATATAGAAACAGACGACGATGACGAGGAGACTTACGATTTGGACAATTTGGCCAAGGAGTACAAGGCTAAGGGTGTTTCAGTGCTGGGTGAGACCAATAGAAGTACTCTTACGCCGGACACTGGAACTCTGGCGCTGGGCAAGAAGGCCAAGCGACGAGCTCGCCATGAGACCGATGCCAAGGAGAGCAGTTCGGAGTCATCCTCCTCCGAGTCGGAGGAGGAGCTAGATGGCGATAACGCAGTAGCTGGTGATATGAGCAAAG AGCCCAAGGCGAAAAAGGTGCGTCTTACCGAAGAGGAACTGGCTCTAGGTTCTCTCCTCGTTCGTGGCAAGAAGACACGACGTGACCTGGTTGATGCTGCCTGGAATCGTTATGCATTCAACGATGAGAATCTGCCCGCCTGGTTTGTGCAAGAAGAACGCGAGCATATGACCAAACCACAGCCAGTGCCCAAGGAGCTGACAGAGGAGTATCAGCGCAAGGTCCAAGAGCTCAATGTGCGTCCCATTAAGAAGGTAATGGAGGCCAAGGCGCGTAAGAAGCGTCGTGTCACCAAGCGTCTAGCCAAGGCCAAAAAGATGGCTGAAAAGATTATGGAGAATGCCGATGCCACCTCCCAGGAGAAAGCCAAACAGCTGAAGAAGGTCTACAAGAAGGCCCaggagaagaagaaggagatTACCTATGTAGTGGCCAAGAAACACACGGCCTCCAGACGTGCCCGTCGTCCCGCCGGCGTGAAGGGACGTTATCGTGTTGTAGATCCCCGCGAGAAGAAGGATAAACGTTCCCTCGACGCCAAGAAGCGACGCGAAAAGGGCAGCAAAGGCAAGGGCAAGGGCAGTAGGAGTGGCGGCAGGGGTAAACGCTag
- the LOC6641358 gene encoding glucose dehydrogenase [FAD, quinone] translates to MSQCLITLATVTLFAAWSLADNRFLDQLQQLGFVNLLEQAVRPNVPQQSSTYDFIVVGAGAAGCALAARLSENPAWNVALLEAGGVENIAHLTPALAGQLQQTASNWGYHSVPQRLSCFGMINRECALPRGKGLGGTSSINYMIYNRGNRRDFDAWSQNGNHGWSYEEVLPYFLRSEGAHLTGLEHSPYHNHSGPLSVEYVRFRTQIADAFVEASVESGLPRTDYNGESQLGVSYVQATTQNGRRHSAYAAYIRPIRDYRANLHIFPFSRVTKILIDAETKTAYGVEFNYQKKSFTFKARKEVVLSAGAFNSPQLLMLSGIGPEDNLKAIGIPLIQALPVGKRLYDHMCHFGPTFVTNTTGQSIFTSRVTPAEVLSFLLAGNPATKLSSIGGVEALAFLKSPRSKLPPDWPDLELILVAGSLASDEGTALKLGANFKDEIYNKVYRPLAVAQQDHFTLLVMHFHPASVGRLWLHNRNPLTWPKIDPKYFIAEEDVEYILDGIKATLRIAEMPALKAIGTKLLKHSVPGCEEYSFGSDDYWRCSIRTLSYTLHHQVATCRMGPESDPTSVVSPQLKVHGMRRLRVVDTSIIPIPPTAHTNAAAFMIGEKAADMIRSEWN, encoded by the exons ATGTCTCAATGCCTGATTACACTTGCCACGGTGACGCTTTTTGCGGCATGGTCCCTGGCTGATAATCGTTTCTTGGATCAATTACAGCAGCTTGGTTTTGTCAATCTCTTAGAGCAAGCAGTGCGCCCCAATG TTCCCCAGCAATCGTCTACCTATGACTTTATTGTGGTTGGAGCCGGTGCCGCTGGCTGTGCCTTGGCGGCACGACTCTCAGAGAATCCCGCATGGAATGTAGCATTGCTGGAAGCTGGCGGGGTGGAAAACATTGCTCATCTGACACCAGCATTGGCCGGACAATTGCAGCAAACTGCCTCCAATTGGGGTTATCATTCGGTGCCGCAGCGTTTATCCTGTTTCGGCATGATTAATCGAGAATGCGCCTTACCGAGGGGCAAAGGTCTGGGCGGCACAAGTTCAATTAATTATATGATCTATAATCGCGGTAATCGCAGAGATTTTGACGCCTGGTCGCAGAATGGCAACCATGGCTGGAGCTATGAAGAGGTCCTACCCTATTTCCTAAGAAGTGAGGGAGCCCATCTGACTGGCCTCGAGCATTCGCCGTATCATAATCATAGTGGACCTTTGAGTGTTGAATATGTGCGTTTCCGCACACAAATTGCGGATGCCTTTGTAGAGGCGTCTGTGGAGTCTGGTCTACCGCGCACCGACTACAATGGCGAATCACAATTGGGCGTGTCATATGTCCAAGCGACCACACAGAATGGACGACGACACAGTGCTTATGCGGCTTACATACGACCAATTCGCGATTATCGTGCCAACCTACACATTTTTCCATTTAGCAGAGTGACTAAAATCCTAATTGATGCGGAAACAAAGACAGCCTATGGCGTAGAGTTTAATTATCAAAAGAAGTCCTTCACTTTCAAAGCACGCAAAGAGGTCGTACTTTCGGCGGGAGCCTTTAATTCACCTCAGTTACTAATGCTCTCGGGCATAGGACCTGAAGATAATCTCAAGGCTATTGGCATACCTTTGATTCAAGCACTGCCTGTGGGCAAACGTCTCTATGATCACATGTGCCATTTTGGACCCACATTTGTGACCAATACTACGGGCCAATCGATCTTCACATCTCGTGTTACGCCAGCCGAAGTCCTATCTTTCCTTTTGGCTGGTAACCCAGCCACAAAGCTAAGTTCTATCGGTGGTGTTGAAGCCTTGGCTTTCCTCAAGAGTCCACGGTCCAAACTACCCCCAGATTGGCCTGACTTGGAGTTAATTTTAGTGGCCGGCAGTTTGGCCAGCGACGAGGGCACAGCTCTTAAGCTTGGGGCGAATTTCAAAGATGAGATCTATAACAAAGTCTATAGACCTCTGGCCGTGGCTCAACAGGATCATTTTACGCTTTTGGTAATGCATTTCCATCCCGCATCTGTCGGTCGTTTATGGCTACATAATCGCAACCCCTTGACATGGCCGAAAATTGATCCAAAATACTTTATAGCCGAAGAGGATGTAGAATATATACTAGATGGCATCAAGGCAACATTACGCATAGCTGAAATGCCAGCTCTAAAAGCTATAGGTACCAAATTATTAAAACACTCAGTGCCCGGATGTGAGGAATATTCATTTGGCTCGGACGACTATTGGCGGTGCTCCATTCGCACTTTATCCTATACATTGCATCATCAGGTGGCCACCTGTCGCATGGGACCCGAGAGTGATCCAACTTCGGTGGTAAGTCCTCAACTGAAGGTCCATGGTATGCGGCGATTACGTGTTGTTGATACCAGCATTATTCCAATACCACCCACGGCGCATACAAATGCTGCAGCATTTATGATTGGCGAAAAGGCAGCCGATATGATACGTTCGGAATGGAATTAG
- the LOC6641359 gene encoding glucose dehydrogenase [FAD, quinone], with product MKEPVELCFLICILLTTLGLGESQRNVDNIAQTFKQLGLGNIVNVPLYSDVPRPDKNYDFIIVGAGAAGCTLAARLSENPKWQVYLIEAGGVENLVHQIPAMAPSLQLTASNWGYESQPQRHACYGMHGRRCALPRGKVLGGTSSINFMIYNRGNRRDFDTWSQRGNYGWSYKEVLPYFLRSESAQLHGLEHSPYHNHSGPLSVEDVRHRTQLAHAYIRAAQEAGHARTDYNGESQLGVSYVQANTLKGRRHSAFRAYIEPIRAYRKNLHILTLARVTRILIDEATKSAYGIELTHGGRRFQVKARKEVILSAGAFNSPQLLMLSGIGPEDNLKAIGIPIVKVLPVGRRMYDHMCHFGPTFVTNTTGQSLFTSNVGPPVLKEFLLGRPDTFLSTIGGVETLSFVKVPRAKTPSTQPDIEFIQVAGSLASDEGTSLSRGANLKPEIYDKMYRHLADRKQDHFSFLIMHFAPASVGRLWLHNRNPLEWPRIDPKYFIVQEDVEHLLEGIKEAIRITKMPALRAIGTRLLERSVPGCEGYSFGSDDYWRCSIRTLSYTLHHQVATCRMGPESDPTSVVSPQLKVHGMRRLRVVDTSIIPLPPTAHTNAAAFMIGEKAADMIREDWTH from the exons ATGAAAGAGCCAGTGGAGTTGTGTTTCCTAATCTGTATACTACTAACCACCCTTGGGCTAGGTGAATCTCAGCGAAATGTGGATAATATTGCTCAGACCTTTAAGCAATTGGGCCTGGGTAATATAGTCAATGTGCCGCTTTACTCTGATG TGCCTCGACCGGATAAGAATTACGACTTTATTATTGTTGGAGCCGGAGCAGCTGGCTGTACATTGGCTGCTCGTCTCTCGGAGAATCCCAAATGGCAAGTGTATTTGATTGAGGCTGGCGGTGTGGAAAACTTGGTACATCAAATCCCAGCAATGGCTCCATCATTGCAATTGACTGCCTCGAATTGGGGCTACGAATCCCAACCACAGCGTCATGCTTGCTACGGCATGCACGGCCGGCGATGTGCTTTACCCAGGGGCAAGGTTTTGGGTGGAACAAGTTCAATCAATTTCATGATCTACAATCGTGGCAATCGTCGGGACTTCGACACCTGGTCACAGCGTGGCAATTATGGTTGGAGCTACAAAGAGGTCCTACCGTACTTCCTGCGCAGCGAATCGGCTCAGCTGCATGGCCTGGAACACTCGCCCTATCACAACCACAGTGGACCTCTAAGTGTCGAGGATGTACGTCATCGCACACAGTTGGCTCATGCCTACATTCGAGCTGCCCAGGAAGCTGGACATGCACGTACCGATTACAATGGCGAGTCACAATTGGGTGTTTCCTATGTGCAGGCCAACACGTTGAAGGGTCGTCGTCATAGCGCCTTCAGGGCGTATATAGAACCGATTCGTGCGTATCGTAAAAACCTTCATATTCTCACTCTGGCCAGGGTTACCCGCATTCTCATTGATGAGGCCACCAAATCGGCGTATGGCATAGAACTGACCCATGGGGGAAGACGCTTCCAGGTCAAGGCACGCAAAGAGGTCATACTGTCGGCGGGGGCATTCAATTCACCGCAGTTGCTTATGCTCTCGGGTATAGGACCAGAGGACAATCTAAAAGCCATTGGCATACCAATTGTAAAAGTCCTGCCCGTTGGACGACGTATGTACGATCACATGTGCCACTTTGGTCCCACATTTGTCACCAACACAACGGGACAATCTCTATTCACCTCGAATGTGGGACCACCGGTGCTCAAGGAGTTTTTACTCGGCCGTCCCGACACCTTCCTCTCCACCATCGGTGGGGTTGAGACCTTGTCCTTTGTCAAAGTGCCCAGAGCGAAGACACCCTCAACCCAACCTGATATCGAGTTCATTCAAGTGGCCGGCAGCCTGGCCAGTGACGAGGGCACTTCATTGTCTCGTGGAGCCAACCTTAAGCCCGAAATTTATGACAAAATGTATCGTCATTTGGCTGACCGCAAACAGGATCATTTCAGTTTCCTCATCATGCACTTTGCCCCAGCTTCAGTTGGACGACTTTGGCTCCATAATCGCAATCCGCTGGAATGGCCACGCATAGATCCCAAATATTTTATTGTCCAAGAAGATGTTGAACATTTGCTGGAGGGCATTAAAGAGGCCATTCGTATAACTAAAATGCCGGCTCTAAGGGCCATCGGTACCAGATTACTCGAACGCTCAGTGCCCGGATGTGAGGGATATTCATTTGGCTCGGACGACTATTGGCGCTGCTCCATTCGCACTTTATCCTATACATTGCATCATCAGGTGGCCACCTGTCGCATGGGACCCGAGAGTGATCCAACTTCGGTGGTAAGTCCTCAACTGAAGGTCCATGGTATGCGGCGATTACGTGTTGTTGATACCAGCATTATTCCATTACCGCCAACGGCGCATACAAATGCCGCAGCGTTTATGATTGGCGAAAAGGCAGCCGATATGATCAGAGAAGATTGGACGCACTGA